CCTGATCAGCGTGATTAGATAAGAAGTGGAGGTGCGGATGCTGTCACTCTTCCAGCGTCCAGTCACAAAGCagaagtgggaaaaaaaacacaaaggCGAGAAGTGCGAATGATCGACAGTCTCCTCCCTCCCGCGCAGATAACGGCACATGGCCGAGGCAATGTATATAAAAAGTCTCCGCATCTCCATCCGTGTTCGAAGAATCTCCCTTTTCAGCCGTGACTCGCCCGGGCCTCTGTCGTATCGCGACAGCACATTGACCCGTCATGGCTCTTTTTTCACGATTCAAGGCCTATGTCAAGGGCCCGGAGACAGTCCCTGGCGAAGCTAAACTGCTCCGGAAAATCGATGCATTTATCCTATCCTTCTGTTGTCTTTGCTACTTTGCCAACTATCTCGACCGCAGTAACCTCAACAATGCATACGTTTCAGGAATGAAAGAAGAGCTTCATTTCAAGGGGAATCAGCTCAATGTAATTAATACGGTGTTCACTGTTGGGTAGGaccactccccccccccccccccggccaAGCAAAGTCCCGTCGTGGGCATCTGCGGCTATTCAAAATTTGTGAGAACCGCGAGGATCTGACAATCCGATAGATACATCATCGGGCAGATTCCCTCCAATCTAGCTCTCACATACATGCGCcctcatctcttcttcccggCAATGATGCTCATCTGGGGTGGTCTGACCATGGTCACGGCCGCGGTGCATAATCCCCAGGGCATCATGGCGATTCGGTTCTTTCTCGGGCTCGCCGAATCAAGCACCTTTGTCGGCACACATTATATTCTCGGCTCATGGTATACCGAAAAAGAGCTGGGCAAGCGGAGCGGCATCTTCACGGCGTCGGGGTTGGCGGGGACCATGTTCGGTGGATTCATTCAAACCGGTATTCAGAGATCTCTGAACGGGACTCACGGACTTGCCGGATGGCGATGGCTTTTCATTGTAAGATCATTAGTGGATGTCCCATTTACAGCAATGACTTACATCCTAACAACGAACACAGATTGACGGACTGATCACGATTCCGATCGCCATTTATGGGTTCTTACTCTTCCCCGATACCCCGACCACCACAAAGGCGCCCTATTTGACCTCGGAAGAACGGACCATGGCCATTGATCGCATTCCCAAGTCGGGCGTGGCCAAAGTCCCGCTCAATTTGACCTTCGTCAAACGTGTCTTCACCTCATGGCACTGGTACGGCTTTGTGGTACTTTGGATCATCGCGGGAGAGACCGAATCCTTTTCCAGTAATGCTTTGTTGGCTCTTTATATGAAATCCTCTCCCAGTCATCACTATACAATCGCTCAATTGAACAACTACCCCACCGGCGTGCCGGCCGTCGGGATCGTCTCCACGCTGTTCTGGGCAACCCTGACCGATTTCATGGGTGGCAAACGGTACCTCGTCGGTTACTTCATTGCGATCACTGGAATCGTGACATCGGTTCTCATCTTGACGTGCTTCGACAACACCGCGGTTGTGTTTGGCGCATACTACTGGGCGGGCGCGGTCTATGCCTGTCAAGCCACATTTTTCGCCTGGTGCAACGATGCGATGAGATATCAGGATGATCGGTTCCGGTCCGTGGTCATTGCCAGCATGAACATGGGAAGTAATGCCGTGAATGCCTGGTGGATCCTTCTTTTCTACTCGGCCAATTTTGCGCCTCGCTTCACCAAGGGTATGTGGGCGATGATTGGTTGCTCCATTGCCTTGGCCTTGTGGACGACGGGAATCGTTTTGATGACAACGCGCGAGGAGAGAACCCGCGAGAGTCAAGCCCTGCTTCAAGAACCTGACCGAGATGACACCAAACAAATCGAGGGTATCACTCGAGAGGTCTGACCACTGAAATGAAATAAGTAATGGTAATGATAATGACGATGTGAAgatctttgattttgaacGAGGTGATTTTGTGACGCATTCATCAATAGGCCATTGTACACCACACTCACGTATGCAGCCTCGGAAGGCCCACGGAGCGGATTTTTGACTTAATCTTCCCCTGGAACAGCAACGCTCGAGACTTCTTTGCAAATCCTCAATAGCTCCTCCTGCTTGTCCACCTTTCCAGCTCCCGGGTGAGTGGTCCTGGCACCTGCTGTAGTCAAAAATGATCCACTTGGTAGAGCCGCCAATCTCCCCATGCCTGTCGCCCAATCGGCCAGTGCTTTTCCCGGCTCCTCTAGTCCAGACGAAGCCATACTCCCGCCCATCTTTGTCCGCACCCACCCGGGATGCATACTGACAACCTGAACGTCCCGACCCCATCGCCGCGAGAATGCGTTGGCGAGCATCACATCATGGAGCTTACTATCACCGTATGAATGGGACTGCGTGACATTGCGCAAGCTCTCGTCTCCCCCGTAATGACTGTCCGAGCTCATGTACAGCAGCCGCGACGtcggcttcttcatcaaacaTGTCAAGATGTAGGGCGCCAGCGTATTCACGGCAAATACGGCCGAGATCTTATCAGCGGTGATTTCGCGACTCGCTGTGGCACCGTATCCAATGCCTGCATTGTGGATGATCGCGTCGAATGTCCCCAAATCGTTGGCTTCCTGGGCCAATCTCTTTGTTTCGGAAATGGATCGCAGGTCCGCTACAAGAACGGCTTCTGCCTGTGGGACTGCCTCTTGCGTTGATGCAGCACGGGCGGCGTTTCGTGCATGGAGAACGACCGAATGGCCTCTCCCTACAAGAATCTTGGCTGTCGCAAGACCGATGCCGTCGCTGGATCCAGTGATGAAAATTCGAGCCATGGGCTGGATCTGGAGAGGAATACAAAGAGGGTCAATCAGATGAGTATGGATATCAAAGAGACACCAGTGGGTGGATGTTGATTGATGCAAAAGTATCGCACACGCATCTTCAACGGTGCCTGATCACCCAACCGTCCGCGGGGAACTCGGAGACAGTGACGTCatgtccttcttctttgtATGGCATGAATGACATGAATCGAATCCTAGAATGACCTAGACGATAGCATACGCGTCTTTATTGACACTGAGATGCTGCTATCTGATCATAGCGGCGACTAGGAAGCCTCCGTTCGCCGCGGAAAAGCCATAAAAAAACGTGATTCAAGGCGTGGCAACGCTTGACTTTCGGACATGATATAGTCTGGGCCAGGGGAAGATCAACTGTACAAGGACATTTGACGGGCTGGTCACAAGTGGTCTACGAGAATGAGATGAGCCCCGATAGTGGACCGATGGACATTGACAACCTGCCGTCGTTGGCACAAGTCATGAAACAAGCTTCGCCTGCCCATGACCATCTACGTACATAGAGACCACAACTACACTGATTCGTGGGTTGAGCTAACCAAATCAGGAAGTCGAGTATGTCCGTTGTTCTGCGCTAGACCAAAAGGGACAGTAGCTCACGTGCGCCAGCGGAGACCTTTTCCCTGATCGCGTAATGAATTGAGAACCACGTCCGAAAGCATCAACGAGTTTGAATTAAGAGGTCCCACTACGAGTATATTCTCACGAGAATCTGCCAGACTGACTGAGAGGACTTGTTTCATATGCATGATCGATTATCTACCCGGCCTCCTCATCTCTGCTCGACGCCCCTCGCTGAATCCTCGAGCGAAGGGCAATTCATGAGTGTTGAGCGGAGTTCTGCACCTCAGATGTGAAAAATGACTGGGTCCGGCACAGAGTGAGCCAAATCCTGCACACCACATGGCTGGGATGCTGGTAGCGAATGGGACCCGAGTCTCATCCAATGATACCATGGCGGGATCCATCAAGATAATCCAACGGCGAAACCACGAACCGATCTCGCCAGGGGATCGGGCTCCCTTCTCTATTTTTTTGGCCATCGGCTAACGGGTCTGGCGCGTCCGAGACCTGAAAGTGGGGGACTGGTGCCACAAGATAAGCAAAAGACGGCACCGTTCTTGTCATCAGCCACTAAAATGGTGTGATGGGAGTCGTTGCCTGTCGGTTGCTGCAAGAAATTATGCCCTCGTCGAAGCCTTATTATTAGCGGTGCAAAGTTCCCTTTCCCGCTCCAGCGAGAGCGCTCTCGACTTTCCCCGGGGTTTCCCTTTCTTCGTCCCTTTGAGCGGGTTAGGCTGGTCGTCATAATGTCCAGGTATTTTCAGACAGCGGACGATAAATTGGGGGGCAAGGAGATTGTGCGCGACGTGGAAGCGCCCGTGTTGGACACGGTGCCCACGTTCAAGGCTGCAAGTTCAGAAGATGGTCAGATTGTGACCGAGCAAGAGCGACAAAATTTGCGCCGGGGGCTGTCACAACGCCATGTGCAAATGATTGCGATCGCTGGTGCTATTGTATGTAATTCCTCTTGCGTCGAATTCTGAGCCTTCTCGATCGCAACATGATGTTCCCTCTGGTGATTGAAAAGGGTTGGTGGTTCGTTGGCTAATGTTCGGATACACATCTAGGGCACGGGATtgttcctcggcctcggtggtTCGATCGCAACTGGCGGTCCCCTCGGAGCGCTTCTCGGATATATGTTCGTTGGAGTGATTGTCTGCTCGATTCAATTTGCCTTGGGAGAGGTCACGGCGTTGCTCCCAGTGACGGGTTCGTTCGTTCGCCATGCAGAGGTGCTGGTTGATCCTGCTCTTTCCTTTGCAATCGGCTGGAACATCGTGTATGGATGCTTTTTGAGCGTGCCAAGTGAAATCTCCGCCGCCGTCGTGTTGATCCAGTACTGGACGGACATCAATGCCGCCGTGTGGGTGACCATTCTGATTGTGGTCTCTGTGGTCGTCGCCATTTCGTTTATTCGTGTGTATGGTGAGGTGGAGTTTgtctttgctcttctcaaAATCCTGCTGGTCATCTTCGTCGTGATTCTGGGTCTTGTGATCAGCTTGGGCGGCGTCCCAGGTGAGTTTGGGTTTTGCTCTTTTTCCTCGTGGACTTCTTCGACGAGTCTTTAGCAGTTACGAATTGGTGCTGACTGTGTCGATCTCTCAGGACATCCTCGGTCAGGATTCCACTACTGGAAAACCCCCGGCCCATTTGTCGAATACATTGCGACCGGTAACTGGGGACAGTTCCTCGGATTCTGGGCCGTCATGACCAACGCCGTCTACTCCTTTGCGGGTGTCGAatccatcgccatggccgcTGCGGAAACGGTGAATCCGCGTCAAAACATCCCAAAGGCGTGTAAGCGTGTCTTCGCCCGTGTCACCATCTTTTACCTGGCCACCGTACTGGTCGTGGGCATGTTGGTTTCGAGCGACGATCCCGCCTTGGGTGAAAGTTCGGGCACCGCAGCGCAGAGTCCATTCGTGATTGCCGCTAGCAGCGCTGGTATTAAAGTGATCCCTTCCGTGGTCAACGCAATCTGTTTGACATCTGCATGGTCCGCATCGAACCAGAGCATTCTTGCAGGAACAAGAACGCTATATGGTCTCGCGATCAAGGGTCATGCCCCCAAAATTTTCCTTCGGACCAATGCGTGGGGAGTTCCCTACATGTGTGTGCTGCTACAGGTGGCTTTCTCCTTCCTGGCTTACATGTGCGTTTCAAATAGCGCATTGACTGTCTTCTGGTGGTTTGTCGATCTTACTGCCGCGGGTACACTAGTCTCATGGATTTGCATCTCCTTGAATCATATCCGCTTGTTACAGGCCTTGAAAAAGCAGAATATCTCACCTGATGCCCTGCCGTGGCACAACCGCATCACAAGTAAGTAGCTTGCTTACCACCCGGAATTTGTGCCCTTGTCTATCCGTCTTCGGTCCGCTAACGTTTCTCTTCAGGGTACACCAGTTGGTTCGCCTTGATCTCGTGTACGATCATCCTTCTCACGGGTGGCTTTACCGTCTTTACAAAGGGCAACTGGGACACAGCTTCCTTCGTGTCTAGCTACTTGTGAGTAAACTCCATTCCACTAATCCCAGGTCAACCAGGTCTTTGGATCTTGATACTAACCTACGCTTGAAGGGACATTCCTCTCGTACTCTGCGCATACGGAGGCTACAAGCTGATCCGGCGAACCAAAATCGTTCCTCTCGACATGGTTCCCCTTGAACAAGCGCTTTATGAAGCCGAAAACGATCCAGAGAATGTGCCTCTCAAGAAGGACAGTCTCTTTTCCAAGTTCAACATTCTGTGGGGATAAAAATCCCCCGCCTGGCACAGGCATGCCATGGCCACGGGAAACATTTTATAGCATGTTTCAACACATATCAAATGCATAATGACTAATTTCTGTTGGCTGTCTCCCTCATTTTTGAgatgattgatttgatgatttcacGCCTGGTGATATTGAGTAGGTCCACAAGTGACTGTTGAATGATTCTACTTGTGTAACTTGATATATAAGCCTCCATCGACGTACAAGAGTCAATTTTGCAAGAGAATAGCTGCGCCACAGTGTCCAACATATGAAGGTGTAGATTCTTGAATATCGGCCTCTCAACGAGCAATAAAGATGAGCGCTTGTCAATGCCTTTTCATATTTACCTCATGCCTCTTGTCTATTCCTAGCGATCCTTCAAGCATTGCATCATTACATCATGGAAGCAACCGTTCTAGTACGCCCCCTTTCGAGACTTGTACTTTGGCTGGTCAACAGACTTGACCTTGTCCAAGGATGTAAGCACGGGAGTGGTGTTGATCAGCTCAAAGCTATTCAACTTGGCACCGCTTTCCTGTTGAGCCCACAAACTCAACGCAATCCAGTTGGTACCATGGTAGTTCAGAATACCCTCGGGAACAGGGAAGCTCGTCTGGGGTCCGACGTTGTTGACGTATTTTCCGTACTGGTACCCGTTGACGAACAGCTGCACACGGTAAGCGTCCGGAGGGGCAGTGCTGTTGCCAAAGTTAAAGTACAGCGGGATGTCGTAGCCTGATGGAAGATCAAGGTCAAAGCTGGCACTGTAGAAGCGAATGCCGGGCTTGGTGAGACCGGTGAATGGACTGCTGGAATCCCAATTCTTGGTGGATGGCTTGGGCTGGTGGAAACCTTGACGTTCGGCGTAAAGACCTCCCTCATTGAGAGGTCCGCGGACTGTGTCGCGGTAGTCCTCACCTCCAAGGTTGCCGGTCAGCTTCCAAGAGATGGCGCTGGCGTCGTGTCCAGCCAGGTTGTAGCGGATGATACCACGAGGGTTCTTCATGCCCTCTTGACCGATGACCCAGTTCTCGTCCAGACCCATGTTGTCAATGACCACCGTGATCACGTACTTTTTGCCTGTGGCCAGGGAGGGGAGCGTATACGTAGCGTTGTAATTGTCGTTAGAACCACTTCCCTCCCAGGAGCCAACGTATGTCTCATTGACCCAGACAGAGTGGCCATAAGCGGAACCACCCTGAGTCTGAATGAAGAATGTGGATTCTTTGCCATTGGCAACGAAGTGACCGCGGTAGAGGAGAGTACCTGTGTGGTATCCATAGTCGGACGAGAAGAGAGTAGTTGGGGTCTGAAGCTCGTGGGCGGTGTTGAGGGTGTGAGGCTGGTCAGCAGACGTCCACGCAGAGTCATCGTACGAGTTCTTGACTTCAGGAAGAGTATCGATGGATTGCCACTTCAGATCCTTCAGGCTGGGAAGATGGATCTCAGGTGTGGAGTAGGACACACTGGCCGACCAAATGCCATTGTCGTCGACGTTAGTCTTTGTCTTCTTGCCGTTGATGATAAGATTTTTGGCAGAGGATGGGGCGCCAATGATCTCAATGGGAGTGGTGGCGTTGAAGTCCGCCTGAATGTGCAAATCCTTTCCACTCAGGAATGCACTGCGAACCAGATAGCCGGCCTTCACAATGATTGAAGAATCGATTGTCTTCTTGCTGACGTAGCCAGGTGCCTTGCCCTTGGTTGGCAGGTGAGGCACCCAGTAGTTGTAGGCAGAGTTACGGTCTTTCATCCGTGGTCAGCACATGAACAGTCACACTAGTTTT
This genomic window from Penicillium oxalicum strain HP7-1 chromosome III, whole genome shotgun sequence contains:
- a CDS encoding Pantothenate transporter liz1 — protein: MALFSRFKAYVKGPETVPGEAKLLRKIDAFILSFCCLCYFANYLDRSNLNNAYVSGMKEELHFKGNQLNVINTVFTVGYIIGQIPSNLALTYMRPHLFFPAMMLIWGGLTMVTAAVHNPQGIMAIRFFLGLAESSTFVGTHYILGSWYTEKELGKRSGIFTASGLAGTMFGGFIQTGIQRSLNGTHGLAGWRWLFIIDGLITIPIAIYGFLLFPDTPTTTKAPYLTSEERTMAIDRIPKSGVAKVPLNLTFVKRVFTSWHWYGFVVLWIIAGETESFSSNALLALYMKSSPSHHYTIAQLNNYPTGVPAVGIVSTLFWATLTDFMGGKRYLVGYFIAITGIVTSVLILTCFDNTAVVFGAYYWAGAVYACQATFFAWCNDAMRYQDDRFRSVVIASMNMGSNAVNAWWILLFYSANFAPRFTKGMWAMIGCSIALALWTTGIVLMTTREERTRESQALLQEPDRDDTKQIEGITREV
- a CDS encoding putative oxidoreductase; the encoded protein is MARIFITGSSDGIGLATAKILVGRGHSVVLHARNAARAASTQEAVPQAEAVLVADLRSISETKRLAQEANDLGTFDAIIHNAGIGYGATASREITADKISAVFAVNTLAPYILTCLMKKPTSRLLYMSSDSHYGGDESLRNVTQSHSYGDSKLHDVMLANAFSRRWGRDVQVVSMHPGWVRTKMGGSMASSGLEEPGKALADWATGMGRLAALPSGSFLTTAGARTTHPGAGKVDKQEELLRICKEVSSVAVPGED